Below is a genomic region from Ictalurus punctatus breed USDA103 chromosome 12, Coco_2.0, whole genome shotgun sequence.
TGGGAAATGAGTTCAGATAATGTCTATGAAGTAGTAAATCCCTCATAAACTAGCATCAACATCTTGACAACTACTGCTGTGGGGGGAAATGGAAATGATGAGATTCTAATGGTTTCTGCTTCAAATACCACTGCACCAGCTTAcaattattggtccttaatggtatccacaaGATTAATCATGCCACCAACAGACTGCAACATCTTACCAGTAGAGACTTAAATGGTCTACAACAGCTTGCAtcaaaaccagtacaattcccattataaccattacaaattccatTTCTTATGCAATATGTGCATAAGCATGggtgtgtaatgtttaaagcAATACATTGCTGCACTCTTTCCATGAACATTGGCTGAAGGAGTGTATAGATTTGCAGCACATACCATGCTAGTTTATTCACAATGTGGCTCAGGCAAAAACAGTAGAACTTGCTGATGACACTACCGATTATTTTAAATGGTAGAAACTCCTCTACTTGGCCCTTATCGAAGGCGTTCCTGTTTCCCTGTAGCAGGCAGCGATCAGAAGGAGCCTAAATAATCACTTTTACCGACGGTCGCTGTGTGGCTGTCCCCTTAGCCACTTCAGCAACATTAAGGGAAAGGACACCTTCATAACTTCTTTTAGGGTACAGAtgtgttgtgatgtcacatgtcTTGGTCCGAATCTGGAAGAAAATTTTAAAAGTTGCAAGCTCCCCTGAATATTGCAAAGCTTGCTTGATTGTGTTAATTTGATCATGAAATCCTGGAGTTACTGATTCTTGTTTTGTGCTGTATTAAGTCACTTATGTTTTTTGTCATTAACAAATCTTGGTAAACAGAGAACTTAGCAATATTGGTATTTCAGGATTCTCATCCCTGGACTGTATGTAAACTGTGTATGAGTAACACTCCTGACATTTTCATGTTACAGATCAGTTGGTATGTTCAGAGTGTTTGACTCCAcccaaaagaagaaaatgacCTACTTGCTGGTAATTTGCATTCTGATGCTCCTTTTTTAATATTGTAGTTTTGGCTGTGAATACTTACTTCTATACTTGCCTATCTGAGAGTAAAACTACTGTTATGAGAATTTCTTTACCTCAACACTGAGCCACAAAAGACCTTTGcttgatgttttgtttattactgAAGTATTTATCCTAAGTTTTCTTTACAGATGGGTGCAATTGGCTGAGAGGCAGACAACATGGCCCTTAAGTGATTCTTAAAGAAAGGTAACTGATCGATTTTGTGTCATGTACAACTTCGCTGAAAACTCGTGGCCCTTATCGAAGGCGTTCCTGTTTCCCTGTAGCAGGTGACGATCAAAAGGGAGCCTAAATAATCACTTTTACCGACGGTCGCTGTGCGGCTGTCCCCTTAGCCACTTCAGCAACATTAAGGGAAAGGACACATTCATTCACAGTGACATTTACATGGCTGCGATTTAATCCAGATTATTTGATGTCTGTATCCTAAACATGGTAGCCTGTTAAATCTGTGTTTGCTTGTGTagtataaatgtacatgtagtgtaaataagTAATTAGCAGTGTAAAGTATAATTTAACTTTCttgtaataaatatttgatatttacCCAGTTTTTTCTTTGTAGATGGTAGCAAGTTAATCTTGCTGACAAGATGATCCTGAAGTCAAACTGAAAAGGTAACTTGGAAATTTATTTTGGGGATTGTAAAAACTTTGACCTGACTATGATGACCCACTTGCCCTATCTGAGAAAAGCTCTATTATGAAACAATCAAAATCCTCATTTCCCTGAGTCGGTGTCTGGACCAGGTTTAAATTCATGATGATTCAAGCTTCATAGTAACTTATTTCATCTCTCTTAGGTTGTGAATGAACTGGCTGTGATGGGTGTTCACCTTGACACAGGTAAGTTGCGTAAATGTTCTGTTGTGGCATATTGTAATGCACGGTTTCTGAGGATCTTTGCTCTTTACCGTGGGACAGGTTCTCCAACTACGTGCTAGAGTAACGGGTGGAATTTAGGCTGCTCGGGCTGTCTGGTGCCTGGTGCAGCTACGCTACTCCCATACATCAGTCTTAACTACATTGACTTATTCTGTTTTTCTTGTCTAGGATGGTGTCCTACTTGATGCAGGACCATGTTGTGCTCACTACCACAGGTATGTCAGTACAGTATAGAAcaaatttaacatttttcaaaGCTGATCAAGGATGacaatattttaatttgtgACTGCTGGATGAAGCTTGCGGATATGGGACTGAGATCAGCTAATCTTGTTACTTCCATGAACGTTATGCAGTGCCTTTGCACTGACTGAACATTGTGTGTTGCAGCCGACCTGAGTTTGGTATGGACACTTGCACCGGAGTGACTGGATGAAATGCTGACAGATGCAGAATTGAGGAACCATGTACCACGTACCACAGTGGCTTGAGTACAAGTGCGTGGCACAAGACCAGTGAAATCTGACTTGCCTTACTGGTTAAATAGATTGACACTTGGTTTTTTAGCAATGCAAGGGTCATGGAAAGCCTGTGAGTTATAATCAGGGTAACATGAGCCTGTAGTATGTATGCTGTGCTTTGAAACCTGTTTTAACCAATAAATCACAATATGAACAACTGGTCTGTTAATGAACCTGAACAGTGCATGGTgactggtaaatgagaccttttttaGCTGCACACATGTTCAAATCAAAGGGGGGGTTGGTCTGAATGTGTTGTCACGTGATGCATCTTGGTCTAAATCTATAGTAACCTTGAGAAATTAACTGCTTACAAATATTAAGGAGTTTAATTGGTTTTTGCATTTTTCTAGCAAAATCCTTAAGTGATTAGTTTTAAAGGGTGCAACCAACAGCAGTGGCGCTTCCATTTCAGGGCAATGAGCTCACTGCCCAAAACCTTATACTTTTGCTACTGCTTGAACTGAAGGTGAATGATTGAATTTGTTGGGTAAGAATATTTACAACACTTTCTAGGGAATTGTCTGCTTAAGCATACCTAATATGGAAAGTAGGAAAATAGCCTATATAAGTTGCTCATTGTACTGGGTATGTACTTCAAAATGGAACTGCATAACAAAGTAAGGactcaataaaaaaattctgataCATTGAAATACAGTTGTtggttaataaatgtaaaactacAACAAACTTGAGTACATTTGTCACTGGAGAAATCATTTACAGTGCTGGAGCAAATACATTTCACATCctggtttcttctgtttttgtgtcctGTACTAAATAGTCTTAAATCttcaaacaaaactaaacactAGTCAACCTGAATAAACAACGTTTTTGTTGAATTAAGAAAGCTAAAGTAGTCATTCAGAGGTAGACTTATTCCTATGCTTTGGTTcaatgtcttgctgcataattcaggtgtgcttgagtttcaattgacggactgaagactggacagtctcctttaggattttcactgtggtcctttggctTTCCAGAGCATTTGAAaaagctttgtaacccttcccagactgatgtatttcaatcaccactgtcatcatttctggaatttcttttaactttggcattgtgtgttactgggtaagactttttaaccaacttcatgctgttggaaaaagttctattcaagtgtagatttgattgaacaaggtttgcagtaatcaggcctggttacatctagtccagctgaaccccattatgattGAGTTTCATAGAGTCCGGggattagtaactatgggggtaagtatatttttcatttacctctcatcaacaaggcattccCACCCTCAGAACTGTCACTTGCTTAATGGTTTTTGCACTATACTGTGTAAACTTGAGACTATAGTTTgttgaaatactcaaacaagaCCTTCTGGtgccaacatccatgccactgttaaagtcacagagatcacaatttttcttcattctgatgattgatgtgaacattaactgaagctcttgacctgttatcttcatgatttcttgcagtgtgctgctgccacatggttGGCTGATTAGGTaactgcatgtgtgtatgtatatatatatatatatatatatacacacacacatatatacatatatatacagatacatatatacacacacacacacacacacacacttttgtacattatataataaaggttaataaaaaaaattcaagcatACATTTTGTTCGCACATGCCCAGTCCCACTGTATGTATTTGttaattttaaattttttaaggATCATTTTTACAGTTAATGCAGATTGGCACAAGTAAAACTGACGCTCCTAATATCCATGCTCATGTCCACTTTGCATAGCAAGCAATAACAGTTAagaatattataatattgtgtATAGTAACCTGCATCCAAACTGGCAAGCACCTGTTGACCTTTGCCTAGCATGTTTGAGACTGCATTAATGCCAAGTGACATCTGAATTTGAATGTTTAATTAATTGCACATGGATTAGTGAGAACATGTTAGTGGGCAAAAGCATAGAGTAAATGCTTGTGTTTGCCTGCAGAGATTTTCACCAATCCAAATAAATTACTTCTAATTGATTCCTATCTTTACGTGGACACTGTAAACAGTCTTCACTTAATTCAACGTCAAAGTTATATGTGGTTCTCAAACTTCACCCTCAGATCTCTCAGCACCACCACCTGTTTCACTTCCCACTCAACAGTGGTGCATAAAAATGTCAACAACCACAGTCTCTtgtcctcattttttttttattacaatgacaaaacacattttaaacaaacaaacatggttaaatgtataaattatgcAGTTGACCTTTCTACATTTTGCCTACTCCCTTTTCTTGATACAAGTTAAAGATGTCTCAgccaaatacaataaacctgaaTTCACTTGTTTAGACAGTAATATATAGCATTACATGTGTGctgctgaaaataaaacaaaaaaacatgcttttGCAGTAACCACCAGTTGCTTGGcagaaaaaatgtaataatgaaAACTATACACCTTTGCCAATAAACTTGCAATAAAACAGGCTATTCAAAAATCAGAGCCAACTCTTGTGTGCATTTCTTCCTTTGGAAAATACTGCAGTcctgcagagaaaaaaaagaaagaaatgaagcaCACACTTAATTGTTTGTTAAAGGACAGCAAATGGAAGTAGGTATTATCAGGCGATTAATTATACAGACCTGCCAACCCTAAAAGGTTGTGTGGCGCTTGCGAGGCATTGCATAATGCATTTACtgctttcattttcagtaaatgATTTACCCGCGTCAGGGTTATAgtggtttaaaataataatttgtttttattttgagaaCTAGAACTGAATAAGTTATCAACAgccaagtggccaaaaaaaacaaaacaaaaaaaaaaacaactgcacGAGCAGAGAGGAATGAGATTTAATACAGTCTTAAAAGCATCAAAAAGTTTAGATAATCAGTGTTCAATATCTTGGTCACCCTACCATTTCACGATCATCCAGGATAATGTTTCTTCCATTGATCAAAAAAACTAACAATTTTGGGCTAAAACTTGGCCGAAATATCAGTGTATccacattaaatataattaactCATGTTTAGAACATATTCGTCTAAGGTGTACATATGCCGGTAGAAATTTCTGTTAACTTTGAAAGAAAACAATAGTGGTGCATTTTTCAAGCAAGACGAGACATCTATgggaaaaaaagtttattacaCTGTGAGATGGACGAAGGGAGCTTCTTGTGCTGTTGGTTAATATAAGAAAGCTCAAGACACCTCATCGTTCCAGATCTGTTCGGCTCACCtggtgtttatattttggggaGTAAACAGACTTGGTGTATTTTTTGAGTGAGAACTCGTAGTAGTGTGGTGCAATGTTAAAATGCGGAGCTCCAATACAAAATGAGTGtgaaggttggcaggtctgatTACACCATAGTCTAATTGTGACCTTTTAAATGAATGTGAACAGTCAAAAAACATGTAAACCACAAACGGACGTACCTTTTATTGGTTTGATCCGTCCTGGGAGATAGAGGGCAGTTTGAACTCTGCGATCTCGGAATCTGGAGAACTGCTGCCACTGCGATCGCTATACATatctctgtggagagagagcgagagaggaggattcagaaataaaatatattcaggGGAGAAAACATCCTGCATGAGTGGTTAAATGAAGCATTTCTGATGTGCTATTAGGAATGCAAGTGTGATGGTTTGGCTCCATACCGTGGCGAGAGCTGGCAACCTCTCTGTAGGTAGCTGTGTAGTTTTCCAGCTGCAGCCAGCAGCAGACCAAAATACGGTGGGGAGGGCTTCATTGGCCGGGATGTGAACTCGGGATGGTACTGTACACCCACGAAATATGGATGATCTGTGACATCAAGAAGAATAATTCGATTCAAATCAAAGAATTGTGCAAATTCAAGCTAAGAAAACCAGGCTATGATAATGAcctcactgtaaaaaaaaaaaaatttaagcatGAAGGAATCTGAGGGATGGACATTTCCggcaaaattttatttaaaataaaataatattttaaatatttacaagacAAATTATCTGACTGAAGACATTCAAGCTAcataatcagtccgtacaggattcgTGGAGTTTGATCgctgcggccaaaaatgcttgattttgctgcgtctTTTGTCAAAATTTGCAACGTGCCTTGCGATTTTTGAGCTTTTTTTGccgaaaactatttgaattggcgaaattgcaatcgcatgaaatagttttgcacggtctttcacagtgatgtttgttggtaaatgagaccttttagctgtactcgtgtttgacgcacgtgaatcgaagagggctttggcttaATGCgggttgtgatgacgtcacatgacgtgtcttggctgaaatctgcggtaattgtgaaaaattgcaagctcttaCGAATAtggtggagtttgcttgattttgcattcatttctgcgatcgcagaaccctggagggactgtatagaataaacactaaacataaattacagctgcattttattttgaaatagtCAGATGTTTCATCGACTGGAATGAATAGTAGAGGAGACGAGCCTATAGAAAAGAAAACTACTGCCAGGTCCAAAACTATTGACACCCCTGGTAAAAATGGGTAATAAAGTTTAAGAAAATCAATTGTTGTTAATTAGCTTAATCTCACAATGATAAGAGAGAAATCTAACCTTTAATTTGAAGtaaagttattaaaataaataaataaataaataaataaataaataaatccacgcATAAATTGTCGGCACCCCTGCATTTAGCAGTTTGTCCCAAACAGAACAGCACCAAATCCTCTAGTATAATGCACCTATAATACACAAGCGCTCCAGATCATTCAGGGTCCTAAATCCTCTACTTGTCAGCTCAACACACCTTCACcttcaatagggtttaggtcaggggactgggatggccatgtaAAAAGCTGTGGTCATGAAatcattttgtgttgatttttttttgcacataagCTAGATTTTCTGTCTCAATCAccttacatttatacatcagATGGTAAGTAATCTCAGACATGTGCCTAAACACTCAGGTGAACATAAAGTGGAACTTCAATGACAGATTTCGATCATATTTTCAGATAAAGCTAACTGACCACTAAGTCAGCATTTTCAAAAGGTGCTAATAATTCAAGAATTTTCTTACTAAATTGTAAGTTCTCTTCTGCTTCCAAGACCAAACCTAAAATTCTCCCTAGTCTGACTGGTCCAACTTCAGCTTTTGTGAGCGAAATCAATACGCAGATACACTGGTGTATCTAAAATGCTGTGTGAGACAGGAAATGCTCGGTCTTATCAGATTTTGTTGTTTACACATCAAGGAAACAAAGCAGACATGACTTCCTGTATGGACAGCTGACTCACCATCCAGCTCTATAACCTCCATCCTCTCTCCCTCCACATCTTGCCCCACAAAGCGGAAGCCCTTCTTCTCAAAATGCTGCTTCAGCTCTGGATTGACCTGCAGAGGCAAAAGCCACATTTGATGACTTTGTACGTTCATTTCAATATACACAACGTGTCTATTTATATGCACTCATTAAAGCCTGATTTACACAGTGCGATATCAGCAGGCTTTTAAGATTAGAACTTGCTACGGTGTCTGAGATGTTCCTGAGAAAACCTTGGCAGAATTCCAGAACAGATTGTCCGATAATATGTTCATGTGAGGTTATACGATGAAGATGACTACCTTCTAACTGAGCCATCAATCGGTGCGATCTGGGATTGTACAGAACACAGACTCccataaacaaaacattcttcaaactgagattttttttctgtctattAGAATGTATTGTTTCCATTTTTCCCTTTCCATTAACATATTTGTTGCTGTCTCATGACATTCGCATCATTCCAcctattggtggcttttaggtcaacagtcagtacgtttacatggacaacaataattcgATATTAACCTGATAAAGACgacactctgattaagaaactagcatgtaaacagcgattattgatgaccttcaTCCGACTAAAGTTggacttgaagtaaacacaaatcaaattaagtgtggagtactcctgttttagtcacattacagacatgtacacatcttaatcacattattaacatcgtgtgggaatTTTCACCGCCTtatgtgacaggacacgtatacacacggcagcgctcaactgtttgacggcaaacaagagagcacggctatgtccgaaaccgcgtacttacctactatttagtaggtgaaatacacgtatttcaactattatatagtaggtaagtacgcggtttcagatgcagcccatgacttcaagcagtcgtctatttgcacgtatagcacgacaaataattaaaagcACTTCTGACACTTCCAGGACTTTGTCGCCGCCTGTCTTTAGTTGCAGTGGCACTAAATCGGTTGGTGGTGCACGCGTCACATTACGCGCTCTAAGATGGCACTCTAATTCATTTTTCCATGAGTGATTTTTGTCTGTGACCTGAAACTTGGGCTGTAAATTGTTCAATGTTAAATTTTTTCAATCGaattcactgttttcagtttcagagtgtttttcttctctgattgtatatttttgttaattccTTTAAAAGTTACATTCAATATTTTtagcacaaatttaattccatacttACGCTCTGTTATAGAAATTTTATCAAGAGTAACTTGTCTATTTTAAACTATTCTGCTTTAAACTGCTTCTGCTTGGTTTTCCTATTTACCCTGCTTATAAGTGAAGCTTGACCGCACCGGATTAATATCTGCTAGAAAAGGGGGATAACGGTCCAAATGGAGGCAACGTACTTCAAAACGATGTCTGTGCCTTTCATCAACATAGTCTGCACCTCCATAAAGCTTTCCTGCAAGAAGACAATAATTTAGAtgcacagaacaaaaaaaaaaaaaaaaaaaaaaaaaaaaaaaaaaaaaaaaaaccaaacaacaacaaaaacaaggtACATGATGCTTTAAACGTTAAACTTAAATTCATATAATCTGATCTTGGTTCTTACTCAATATGCTAGTCTCGTTCTTGAAAATGGTCCGTCGCTTTCCTAGCCTCATCGTGCCGCCCATTTGTCCTGGATTGTGCTCAGGCATATCGATCACCTACAGCACAAAATCCAATATAAATCATACAGCATTGCTTAAATTGATCCATTCACCTTGCTGCATCTACTTCTTTATTCTCATAAACTCACCACAGGGTGTTTTGATTCTGGGTCAAACTCGGTGGAGTTAGCATCTGTTGTAAACAGAGGATTAGTAAACAATAAAGCTCTACATTTTCTCCAGTGTAAACAGGTGGCAGGAAATGAGAATGAAAAGCAGTGAAACATACCTGCCCAGCCGAGCACATTCCTGGCGAATTCACAGACTGCAAGCTGCattcccaaacacacacctaaACTCCCAAAGCACAGATAAATCACTCTTCACATGGGCTCGGTAACTGAAATTCTTCATAAACAGGCTTCGTTCTTACCTAAATAGGGTTTCTTCTTTTCGCGGGCCCAGCTGATGGCCCGAATCTTGCCTTCAGTCCCTCTGACTCCAAAACCTCCCGGTACCAAAATACCACTGCAAGTAAATTGCAAATAAGTAGTTAATATGTctcattaaatatgaataatgtgaATTCCATTAATATTACACGCtaaatcaggggtgtccaaacttttttccccaaaggGATTAGACCACATCAAAACACCAGAGAGCCGATTaccaaaatattatttaagCATCATGcaaaatgctaaatatttaCAACATGGGTCCATAAATATATCTACCACAGTAAATTTGATTTGAaattacagtcccctctgacactattggaacagcgaggccaattctattgttttcgctatacactgaagacattgggtttgagataaaaaggAGACTACAAGACGattgatcagaatttcagctttcctcATACTTGCATGTAGACGTGTTACACAACTTAGAACATGCCGCATTTTGTTTGAATCCATCCAGTTTTTTAAGCGATCAAAAAGCGATCTTGCTGCCTAGGTGTGCCCTGCTgtttaaattgattgtttaaagaattaatagctctgaatgtctattcTTGGGTTCAcctatgcaaccaaatattgtgTTATTTACTACAAGACTCCTTTCTATAATTTCCTATAATTTTGCTCAActaaaaattgtgtggtctgccaccaaaggtgtcatgttctaaattgtttaacacattttgatgtaaatatcaggaaatgaaagctcaAATTATGACTTatcgtctcattcatcttttgatctcaaacccaaatgtcttcaatgtataatgaaaacaataggattggccttgctgttccaatactatcagaggggactgtaaattATGAATATGACCtcaaacgattttttttttaattattttattattattattttttgagtaTTTACATTCAAATCAGGTGGACAGTGTAGGACCTCCCCCACACATTTAAGAGACCAAAAGTAATTAGACAAACTAATAACCATAAATTAAATAGTTGGTTGCAAATCCACTTTAAGGACTCTTAAGAATTCACTATTTCAAGGTTTTCCATGCTtagtctgatttaaaaaaacaacaacaacaaaagtttGATAAAAACCTGGTTCTGCAAGGATAGCTTCCAGCTGCTTCAGTTTCTCTGCCCTTACAtcctcttaatttttttttttttgcattaccctTTGATTTGTTTCAATAATGTCTTAGGATATTAAATTCCTTAAATTACCGTAATCTTCAATAGTTCTGGCTGAAAAAAATTCCTGTTTCCTGCGCTCACTTCTTGTCTGTAGCCATGAATAAATATCCTGAAGTAAATTAATTTGCAGGTGTGGTCAGAGAAAAAAGGCTCTTGGAATTCAGCTGTATTAACACAGTCTCCTGCCACTGTGAGGTGAAAGGAAGAACTGCAAGGAGTTGGCCAGGAGGCCACCTATCACACAAGTCTAAGAGAGAAGCTGTGGCCACTTAACATCTGAAACggtcacagaaattctaatggtttccactacaaatatcattacaaaccatcagctaaccattaataCCATTACCAGTCCTTAAtgatatccactagacatagcatgccaccaatagaaggtaacaaattaccagtagagaccaacagggaccattacagtttctattcaaacaaatacaagtGCCATtgtaaccattacaaattctacgAGGGTTTATatcgttttttgttttgttttttccagcagggaatACATACGCATGAGCAATAGAGAAGGTGAGGACTAAAATGTATACATCTATTTCATTTGGGGACTTGGGGGATTTTTCTTGAAGCAGAAACGGGATCAgcgctttattttattatcagttATGAGTCAGCAGCATGCTGTGAGGCTTTGATCCATTGGCTAACCACAACTTCATTTTTATGACAAAGCTGATCACTTACTCTGCACTACACAGCTTCTGCCAAGCTTCATGGTATTTCACAGGCTCTTCCTGCAGAGTAACGGGCTCCAAATCTGCAGAATCGATATACTTGGGGGGGTTGacagacacaaaacaaaacaggatgttAGAGAACTGACTGTATACAGCAGTTTGACTAGATCTACACATCAAAGTTGCAGTTTCTACTGATCATCATCAGTTGTATTTTAACTCAGTATCACCAGTCCAGACAACACTAACTTACTTTAACCTCTAGTTTATGGTTGATGGCGAGGGCTGAGTGCTCCAGGGCTTTAATAACCGAAGCATACGAGTCAGAGAACTTTGTGTACTTCCCAACCAAGGCAATGGAACAATGCTCCAACAGTCTGTCTGACCTAAGACACAAACATGTGCAAGTATTAAAAGCAAGTGAGAAATAAGTTAAGGGGGAAATGTCTGAACACAGCACAAGTCAAAACACAATAAGAAAAATCCAAAAAGGTACAATTGTGCTTGTACTCAAACTATTAGGAGTGTGACTTTACTAATATTGCAATAAACTATAGGATTTACAGGTTACAAAATTGTTTAAAAGGGTgagcctactactactactactactactactttacCAGGTCTCAAATGTCTCACACACCTGTCTGACATCTCTTTCCATTTAGCGAGCATCCTCCTGGGCCTGCCCTCAATGGGCAGATCGAGCCTTCGGCAAAAGAAGTTTACTACACCCTGCTCCTCCAGCAGCAGTGGCACTCTGTAGATGGAGGACACGTCATGGACGCATATTACCTTGGTAGAGATGGGAGAATGTACAATTAGAAACATTGCAGTAGATACAATGATGCAATGCTTTATCCAATTCATATAGCCAATGTGGTCcatgaaaatatttatagttaataATTGCCAAATGACATAGCTCACATACCGTCGGATctatggctgtaattcctaaatggttaatgcgattttttttttttttaaataaaagctgaaagtctacatttCAATCACATATtgactgcttcatttcaaatccattgtggtgtaCAGAgtcaaaaagtaaaataaaaataaataataataaatgtatcactgtccaaatacttatggacccgacTGTTTGACATACTACAGATAAacaacagataaacaaacaaacaaaaaaaaagttgagcaaTACGGCAAAATATCACATACTGGCACttagacattttttatttacatctaaCATTTTACATGCCCATCACAGTTGTGATCAGGTTTGCTCTCATAAAAGTGTATCGCAATATTAAAAACATGTAACATCCTTTTTACAACTAACACAATTGACCCAATCTGACCCAATTTGCGCTGGACCTCAAGCTGTTCATTGCAGGACTTTTTAAACACAGGCAGATCTGCTTGTGTTGCTTTAAGGCATATTATTTAACTGTATTATAAGAATgattgcttgtttgtttgtgatttAACGCCATGACAGCTACCTTGGCTATTTTCATGGCAGGGAATTCTCTTGGTTTGCACTACACTTACACTTTAcaagctttacactgtgtctcatttacccattcacacacacacactctcacaccaatggtagcagagctgccatgcaaggtgctaacttgcacGGGAGCAACgtggggttcggtgtcttgcccaaggacacttcggtatgtggagtcatgtgggccggga
It encodes:
- the ctps1a gene encoding CTP synthase 1: MNATMKYILVTGGVISGIGKGIIASSVGTILKSCGLHVTAIKIDPYINIDAGTFSPYEHGEVFVLDDGGEVDLDLGNYERFLDIRLTKDNNLTTGKIYQSVINKERQGDYLGKTVQVVPHITDAIQEWVMKQAKIPVDDDGLEPQVCVIELGGTVGDIESMPFIEAFRQFQFKVKKQNFCNIHVSLVPQPSATGEQKTKPTQNSVRELRGLGLSPDLIMCRCCTPLENSVKEKISMFCHVEPEQVICVHDVSSIYRVPLLLEEQGVVNFFCRRLDLPIEGRPRRMLAKWKEMSDRSDRLLEHCSIALVGKYTKFSDSYASVIKALEHSALAINHKLEVKYIDSADLEPVTLQEEPVKYHEAWQKLCSADGILVPGGFGVRGTEGKIRAISWAREKKKPYLGVCLGMQLAVCEFARNVLGWADANSTEFDPESKHPVVIDMPEHNPGQMGGTMRLGKRRTIFKNETSILRKLYGGADYVDERHRHRFEVNPELKQHFEKKGFRFVGQDVEGERMEVIELDDHPYFVGVQYHPEFTSRPMKPSPPYFGLLLAAAGKLHSYLQRGCQLSPRDMYSDRSGSSSPDSEIAEFKLPSISQDGSNQ